DNA from Gramella sp. MAR_2010_147:
TAGCGAATATAGACTGAGCAGGCAGGAAGATCTTGTGATGATCCCGGGTATGGGAACTTTTCATATTAATGAAGTGGAAAAGATAGGTGAAATATCGTCTGGCTGTATTTATGTTCCTGAACGAAAATTAAACTTTCCTCTTACTATTAGAAAATGGAAAAAAGGCGATTTTTTCTATCCGTTCGGAATGAATGGAAAAAAGAAATTAAGCGATTTCTTCAAAGATGAAAAATTCTCGTTACCAGAGAAAGAACATACGTGGATCCTGTGTTCGGGAGAAGAAATAGTATGGATTATAAATCACCGGGCAGATAATCGTTTTGCGGTAGAAAATTCAGATTCTAAGATTCTCAAGATTTGTATTACCTAGCTGTTTTTTCGAAGATCCAGAATCAAATTCAGAACTACTTTTTACAATTTATTATCCTGCTTAACTTTTTTCAGCATCTCCTATCTATGTCCAAATCATCTTTAGGCCTTATTTTCTTTTAGGTTTAAAAGGCTAATTTCTATCTTTAGGGACTTTAAAAAAAATCTGATAAATGAAAATCTTCAAATACCCCCTGTTTTCAATACTTCTTTTGTTTGTAATGAATCCGGTTTTAGCGCAGTCGGAAACTGAATATGACGTAAAATCAAACTATGATAAGATGGAAGTAGATATCCCAATGAGGGATGGTGTAAAACTTCATACCACTATCTATACTCCAAAAGACACATCGCAGGAATACCCAATATTGATGCAACGAACTCCATATAGTTCAAGACCTTATGGAGAAGATCAATTCCGTTCTAAAATTGGCCCGAATGAGATCATGATGAAGGAAGGTAATATCATCGTCTACCAGGATGTTCGGGGTAGATGGATGAGTGAAGGGAAATATGACAATATGAGGGCTTATATTCCGAATAAAAAAGGGAAAGAATTTGATGAAGCAAGTGATACCTATGACACGATAGAATGGTTAATTAATAATGTTGAAAATAATAACGGAAGAGTTGGAACCTGGGGGATTTCTTATCCGGGATTCTATGCGACCTACTCTTTATTGAGTGGACACCCAGCTTTAAAAGCTGCATCTCCACAGGCCAGTATCGGAGATTTCTTTTTTGACGATTTTCATCATAATGGAGCTTATTTATTGAGCTACTGGAGAGCTACGGCAGTTTTTGGATATCAGCATGATAAACCAACAGATACAGCCTGGTACGATTTCCCAAAACTAGGTACTGAAGATCAGTATCAATTTTTTATGGATAATGGTCCGCTAAGTAATCTGGATGAGTATTATAAAGAAGATAATGAATTCTGGCAGCAATTGAAAGATCACCCCAATTATGATGAATTCTGGCAAAAAAGAGGCATTGTTCAGCATATGAAAGATATCAAACCGGCGGTGATGATCGTTGGAGGATTATTTGATGCGGAAGATCTTTACGGCCCTTTTGCTATCTATAAAAGTATCGAAGAGAATAGCGATAACTATAATAGCATTGTTTTTGGACCCTGGAGTCATGGCGATTGGGCAAGAGAATCTGGCAGACAGGGTGTTGGAAATGTTTATTTTGGAGATAGTATCTCAACTCATTTCCAGAGAGATTATGAAACTGAATTCTTCAATCATTTTCTGAAAAAGAAAACCAAAGATATGCTAAGACTTCCTGAGGCTCATATTTACGACACAGGTCTTAGACAATGGAATGATTATGCAGAGTGGCCTCCAAAAAACACATCTTCTAAAACATGGTATTTAGGAGATGATCAGAAATTTACACAAGAGCCAACCGATAATAAGGAAGAATTCATCAGTGATCCTGAAAAGCCGGTTTCTTATAATAATGAGATCAAAATGGTATTTACCCCGCGTGAATATATGACGGGAGATCAGCGTTTTGCTGCAAGAAGACCGGATGTGCTTGTTTTTGAAACTGAAGTATTGGAAGAAGATATGAAACTTTCCGGCCCAATAGAAGCTATGCTTAAAGTAGCAACTACCGGAACCGCTGCAGACTGGATAGTGAAAGTGGTAGATGTTTACCCGCCAGATGCTGAAAATTATGAAGAAACGATGCCGCATCTCAAAATGAGCAATTATCATATGATGGTTAGAAGTGAGGTGATGCGAGGAAGATTTAGAAACAGCTTTGAAGATCCTGAAGCTTTTGAGGCGAACAAAAAGACTGATGTGAATATTAAATTACAGGGAATTAACCATACGTTTAAGAAAGGACACAAGCTGCAAGTACAAATTCAAAGTACATGGTTTCCATTGATAGACAGAAATCCGCAGACATTTGTAGATAATATTTTCGAAGCTGAACAGGAAGATTTTCAGAAACAGACTCATACCGTTTTTGGAGATTCAGCCATTAAATTTTCAGTATTAGAAGATTAGAGATTAAATAGCCAGAATCAAAATTCCTGAATGGAAGTTGTTAGGGTAGCTAAAATTACAATTGAATGAAATTAAATAATATATATATCCTCTTTCTTGGACTCTTTATTATTTCCTGCGGAAACGATAAAAAGAACGGGAATTTTTCCGAAGAAGAAATGGAGAAAAATTCAGCCGATCTGAATACTTATTTCGATAAGGAATTTCAAAAGGAAATTGAAGAATCACCGATGATGCAGACTCGTTTTGGAATGAAATCTGACTATGGGAAATGGGATGACTTCTCCAACCTCAAGTATGCTGAAGATCTTGAACAGGCAAAAGAACGCCTGGAATATCTTGATAAAATAGATACTGAAGCTTTGAACGATGAGACCAGATTAAGCTATGAGCTTTTTAGAAGGCAGGTTAAGAATGAGATAGATGATTATAAATACAGGTTTTATGATTACCCTGTAAACCAAATGCATGGGTTTCATGCTGAATTGCCTGCATTTCTAATTAACATGCACCGCATAGATTCAGTCCCAGATGCGAAAGCCTATATTTCCAGACTTGTGGGTATGGAAAAGGTGATGGATGATATTATTGAACAGTTAAAATTAAGAGAGCAGAACGGCATAATTCCGCCAAAATTTGTTTTCGATAGAACTTTAGATGCTTCCAGAAATATCATCAAAGGTAAACCATTCACTAAATCTACCGAAGCAAGTACGTTAATGGAAGATTTCAACTCCAAGATCGAGAAACTTGAAATTTCAGAAGAAGAAAAGACCGTACTGGTAAATGAAGCAGAAACGGCCCTCGTAGATCACGTGCATCCGGCATATAAAAGTCTTGTGGAATTCCTGGAGAACCAGCAACAAAGAGCCACTGAAGAAGCCGGGGTATGGAAGTTTCCGAAAGGTGATGAATTCTATAACAATGCCTTAAACAGAGTAACTACCACAAACCTTTCCGCAGAAGAGATCCATGAAATTGGACTGAACGAAGTGGCAAGAATTCATGGTGAAATGGAAAAGATCATGGAGGAGGTTGGTTTTGAAGGATCCCTGCAGGACTTCTTTGAGTTTATGAAAAACGATGAGCAGTTTTATTATGAAAATACCGAAGCTGGAAAAGCAGCTTACTTGAAAAAGGCAAAGGAGCTTATTAACCAGATGAAAGCAAAACTTCCGGAATTGTTTAATACGATGCCTGAAGCTGATATTGTGGTGAAAGCGGTGGAACCTTTTCGTGAGAAAAGTGCTGGTAAAGCATTTTATCAGCAACCTGCGATAGACGGTTCCAGGCCGGGTACTTATTATGCCAATTTATATGATATGGCGGCAATGCCTAAATATGAAATGGAGGCGCTGGCGTATCACGAAGGTATTCCGGGACATCATATGCAAATTGCGATCGCCCAGGAGCTGGATAGTATTCCGGAATTTAGAAAATTCAGTTTTTTCACCGCTTATGTAGAAGGCTGGGGATTGTATAGCGAATATATACCCAAGGAGATAGGTTTCTACAAAGACCCGTATTCAGATTTTGGAAGACTTGCCATGGAACTTTGGAGATCCTGCAGATTGGTTGTAGATACGGGAATCCATGCAAAAAAATGGACCAGACAGGAAGGCATAGATTTTTATAAAAAGAATACACCTGCAGCTGAAAGTGCCTGTGTGAAAATGGTAGAGCGGCATATTGTGATGCCAGGACAGGCTACAGCCTACAAGATTGGGATGAATAAGATCCTGGATCTAAGAGATAACGCAAAAGAGCAATTAGGGGAAAACTTTGATATTAAAGAATTTCACGATGTTGTTCTTACAGACGGAGCTTTACCGCTAACTATCCTGGAATCCAAAGTAGATTCCTGGGTGATATCAAAAAATAAATAGGTTTGAGCGAGATCCAGAAATCTGACCTTAAGGTTATAGACCTTGTGAATTCGAGTAAAAGTCGGTTACAGATTTTAAACTACGGAGCGACTATCTTCAGTTTTAAGATGTATGATAAAAATGATGATCTTATAGATCTGGTGGTTGGACCTAAGCAGCCTGAAGACTACCTAACCCAGGATTACCGGGAGAAAAATAAATGTTTTGGAGCTAGCATTGGTAGGTTTGCCGGAAGGATTTCTAATGGGAAGTTTCAAATCGATGATGAAGAATATCAACTTTATCAACTGGAAGAGCGAGTTCATCTACATGGTGGCGAAGCTGGATTTCAGTATAAATTCTGGGAGGTTGAAAGGATAGATAAAGGGGAGAATCCTTCGGTAACCTTGTCTTATACCAGTGAACATCTGGAAGAAGGATATCCGGGAAGGCTGCAGGTTAAGGCTAAATATACCTTAACCGAGGAGAATGAGATAAAAATATCATATTCCGCAAGAACAGATAAAACAACTATTGTAAATATCACCAATCACTCTTATTTCAATCTCAACGGGGGAGGTAGTGTAAGTGATCATTTTATGCAGGTAAATGCTTCTAAAATCCTGGAACTGGATGAAAAGAATTTACCAACTGGAAATCTTACCAAGTTAAAAAAGAGTCCAAAGGATTATAGGGAGAATAAGTTGCTTGGAAATAGGGAACTGGATGATGTTTTTGTGCTGGACGTTATGGAAAATGAAGTGCAGGCACAGTTATTCTCATCTTTAAGCGGTATTAAAATGAAGTTAAGCAGTAATCAGCCGGTTTTGGTTATTTATTCTCCGGAAACACTGCCAGACTCTCTGGTCTATTTAAGTGAGATTGATAAAAAGTATCCTGCTGTGGCATTGGAAGCACAAAATTATCCCGATGCTCCAAACTTTAGAAACTTCCCATCAAGTTTGCTGGAACCCGGTGAATTCTATGAAAACAACATCACATTTTCTTTTTCTGTAAAGAAATAATTCTATATTTAACCGAAAATTTAAGAAAACGTTATGATTGGAATTCTATCCTTCGTTGGTTTTACAGCGCTAGTAGCCATAATCGCCTATTTTGCAACCAGAAAAACTGATGAATCTACCAGTGATGGTTATTTTTTAGGGGGTAGAAGTCTTACTGCGGGAGTAATTGCAGGTTCTTTACTTCTTACCAATCTATCTACAGAACAAATTGTTGGATTGAATGGTAGCTCGTATGCTAACGGACTTTCTGTGATGGCATGGGAAACACTGGCTGCAATTGCAATTGTAGTGACAGCAATTTTTTTATTACCAAGATATCTTAAGGGAGGTCTTACAACGGTACCTCAGTTTTTGGC
Protein-coding regions in this window:
- a CDS encoding aldose epimerase family protein, with translation MSEIQKSDLKVIDLVNSSKSRLQILNYGATIFSFKMYDKNDDLIDLVVGPKQPEDYLTQDYREKNKCFGASIGRFAGRISNGKFQIDDEEYQLYQLEERVHLHGGEAGFQYKFWEVERIDKGENPSVTLSYTSEHLEEGYPGRLQVKAKYTLTEENEIKISYSARTDKTTIVNITNHSYFNLNGGGSVSDHFMQVNASKILELDEKNLPTGNLTKLKKSPKDYRENKLLGNRELDDVFVLDVMENEVQAQLFSSLSGIKMKLSSNQPVLVIYSPETLPDSLVYLSEIDKKYPAVALEAQNYPDAPNFRNFPSSLLEPGEFYENNITFSFSVKK
- a CDS encoding DUF885 domain-containing protein yields the protein MKLNNIYILFLGLFIISCGNDKKNGNFSEEEMEKNSADLNTYFDKEFQKEIEESPMMQTRFGMKSDYGKWDDFSNLKYAEDLEQAKERLEYLDKIDTEALNDETRLSYELFRRQVKNEIDDYKYRFYDYPVNQMHGFHAELPAFLINMHRIDSVPDAKAYISRLVGMEKVMDDIIEQLKLREQNGIIPPKFVFDRTLDASRNIIKGKPFTKSTEASTLMEDFNSKIEKLEISEEEKTVLVNEAETALVDHVHPAYKSLVEFLENQQQRATEEAGVWKFPKGDEFYNNALNRVTTTNLSAEEIHEIGLNEVARIHGEMEKIMEEVGFEGSLQDFFEFMKNDEQFYYENTEAGKAAYLKKAKELINQMKAKLPELFNTMPEADIVVKAVEPFREKSAGKAFYQQPAIDGSRPGTYYANLYDMAAMPKYEMEALAYHEGIPGHHMQIAIAQELDSIPEFRKFSFFTAYVEGWGLYSEYIPKEIGFYKDPYSDFGRLAMELWRSCRLVVDTGIHAKKWTRQEGIDFYKKNTPAAESACVKMVERHIVMPGQATAYKIGMNKILDLRDNAKEQLGENFDIKEFHDVVLTDGALPLTILESKVDSWVISKNK
- a CDS encoding CocE/NonD family hydrolase: MKIFKYPLFSILLLFVMNPVLAQSETEYDVKSNYDKMEVDIPMRDGVKLHTTIYTPKDTSQEYPILMQRTPYSSRPYGEDQFRSKIGPNEIMMKEGNIIVYQDVRGRWMSEGKYDNMRAYIPNKKGKEFDEASDTYDTIEWLINNVENNNGRVGTWGISYPGFYATYSLLSGHPALKAASPQASIGDFFFDDFHHNGAYLLSYWRATAVFGYQHDKPTDTAWYDFPKLGTEDQYQFFMDNGPLSNLDEYYKEDNEFWQQLKDHPNYDEFWQKRGIVQHMKDIKPAVMIVGGLFDAEDLYGPFAIYKSIEENSDNYNSIVFGPWSHGDWARESGRQGVGNVYFGDSISTHFQRDYETEFFNHFLKKKTKDMLRLPEAHIYDTGLRQWNDYAEWPPKNTSSKTWYLGDDQKFTQEPTDNKEEFISDPEKPVSYNNEIKMVFTPREYMTGDQRFAARRPDVLVFETEVLEEDMKLSGPIEAMLKVATTGTAADWIVKVVDVYPPDAENYEETMPHLKMSNYHMMVRSEVMRGRFRNSFEDPEAFEANKKTDVNIKLQGINHTFKKGHKLQVQIQSTWFPLIDRNPQTFVDNIFEAEQEDFQKQTHTVFGDSAIKFSVLED